One stretch of Roseimicrobium sp. ORNL1 DNA includes these proteins:
- a CDS encoding PLP-dependent aminotransferase family protein yields MAEDSDTALYEQVARSVEQMIHSGTLRAGDKVPSVRRASEQHGVSVTTVVQAYLLLEDRGLIEARPKSGFYVRAQMHHPVPAPEISRPPSAVTAVSVGGLQSRLFQATRLPGVISFGNAAPAPELLPAEKLNRILASVSRRAGNRGVSYAMPPGALSLRREIARRLMDAGSRLSPNDIITTSGGTEALILCLRALTSPGDIVAVESPTYFGVLHVFEALKLRAVEIPMHPDTGMDLDALEKVLQKQKIAACVAVPNFNNPLGSLMPDANKERLVRMLAQRDVPLIEDDIFGELYYGEHRPRVAQSYDEHQNVILYGSFSKTLAPGYRVGWVAPGRYHEKIQTLKLISTLATATLPELAIAEFLATGGYDHYLRTARRTYQGLVERVSNTIATHFPQPVKITQPKGGFLLWVELPPTVDALKLDDLALEEKISIAPGPMFSAKQGFRNFIRISCANAWTPKIEKALIRLGALVKRLM; encoded by the coding sequence GTGGCAGAGGATTCTGACACCGCCCTTTACGAACAGGTGGCCCGGAGTGTGGAGCAGATGATCCACTCCGGCACTCTGCGTGCCGGGGACAAGGTGCCCTCCGTGCGTCGCGCGAGTGAGCAGCACGGCGTGAGCGTCACCACCGTGGTGCAGGCCTACCTGTTGCTGGAGGATCGCGGGCTCATCGAGGCCCGGCCCAAGTCCGGCTTCTACGTGCGGGCGCAGATGCACCATCCCGTGCCGGCGCCGGAAATCTCACGACCACCCAGCGCCGTCACCGCAGTGAGCGTAGGGGGATTGCAGTCGCGCCTCTTCCAGGCCACACGGCTGCCGGGGGTCATCTCCTTTGGCAATGCCGCGCCCGCTCCCGAGCTCCTGCCTGCGGAGAAGCTGAACCGCATTCTCGCCTCCGTCAGCCGTCGTGCGGGGAATCGCGGTGTGAGCTATGCCATGCCGCCGGGAGCCCTGTCCCTGCGGCGGGAGATTGCGCGACGTCTCATGGATGCCGGGAGCCGGCTCTCGCCCAATGACATCATCACCACCTCCGGCGGCACGGAAGCGCTCATTCTCTGCCTGCGCGCCCTCACGTCACCCGGCGATATTGTCGCTGTGGAGTCCCCTACCTACTTTGGCGTGCTCCATGTGTTCGAGGCTCTGAAGCTGCGTGCCGTGGAGATCCCCATGCACCCGGACACAGGCATGGATCTGGATGCCCTGGAGAAGGTGCTGCAGAAGCAGAAAATCGCGGCCTGCGTCGCCGTGCCGAACTTCAACAATCCACTCGGCTCACTCATGCCGGATGCGAACAAGGAACGCCTGGTGCGCATGCTGGCCCAGCGGGACGTGCCCCTCATCGAGGACGATATCTTCGGCGAGCTCTACTATGGCGAGCACCGCCCCCGGGTGGCGCAGTCCTATGATGAGCACCAGAATGTGATTCTCTATGGGTCCTTCTCCAAGACACTGGCTCCTGGCTATCGCGTCGGCTGGGTCGCACCGGGTCGCTATCACGAGAAAATACAAACGCTGAAGCTCATCAGCACCCTGGCCACCGCCACCCTGCCGGAACTGGCCATCGCGGAATTCCTCGCCACGGGCGGGTATGACCACTACCTGCGCACCGCCCGGCGCACCTACCAGGGCTTGGTGGAACGCGTGAGCAATACCATTGCCACCCACTTCCCCCAGCCGGTGAAAATCACCCAACCCAAGGGCGGTTTCCTCCTGTGGGTGGAACTTCCTCCCACCGTTGATGCGCTGAAGCTCGATGACCTCGCGCTGGAGGAGAAAATCAGCATCGCCCCCGGCCCCATGTTCTCCGCCAAGCAGGGCTTCCGGAACTTCATCCGCATCTCCTGCGCCAATGCCTGGACGCCGAAAATCGAGAAGGCGCTGATCAGGCTGGGTGCGCTGGTGAAGCGGCTCATGTGA
- a CDS encoding AraC family transcriptional regulator, with the protein MSYLPYHHDWPLAMEARIGLRVHWFGRYAGFPEWSIEKSRLMGDMLCFFYVESESCWVVINGVRMVLQAGDLLVVRGGDEFAYGHDPKRPHVSLAVSLAVEYGGVVNELLHRDFKRRYSLKEPQAFVAEFEKVLFVMGSEGPYRDLAITGAILQWLTFVLQNLRPPMARTNLEARTAVDRILAAEAWAMNRLKQDITITAWSRAVALNPDYFARIFKRETGRRPMAWLNERRLQMAAQLLGNTRKTVAEVAEACGFNCPFYLSRIFKKQFGIAPQSYRQNHLQPCA; encoded by the coding sequence ATGAGCTATCTGCCCTACCATCACGACTGGCCGCTCGCCATGGAGGCCCGCATTGGCCTGCGCGTGCACTGGTTCGGTCGCTATGCGGGCTTCCCGGAGTGGTCGATCGAGAAGTCACGGCTCATGGGGGACATGCTCTGCTTCTTCTACGTGGAGTCGGAGAGTTGCTGGGTGGTGATCAATGGGGTACGCATGGTGTTGCAAGCCGGCGATCTGCTGGTGGTGCGCGGCGGAGATGAGTTCGCCTATGGGCATGACCCGAAGCGGCCGCACGTGAGTCTCGCGGTGTCGCTCGCTGTGGAATATGGCGGCGTGGTGAATGAGCTGCTGCATCGCGACTTCAAGCGGCGCTATTCGCTGAAGGAACCACAGGCGTTTGTAGCCGAGTTTGAAAAGGTGCTTTTCGTCATGGGCAGCGAAGGCCCGTACCGTGATCTCGCCATCACGGGAGCCATCTTGCAGTGGCTCACGTTTGTCTTGCAGAACCTGCGACCGCCCATGGCGCGCACGAATCTTGAAGCACGCACCGCGGTGGATCGCATCCTCGCCGCGGAGGCTTGGGCCATGAACCGTCTGAAGCAGGACATCACCATCACGGCATGGTCGCGTGCCGTGGCTCTCAATCCGGATTACTTCGCCCGCATCTTCAAACGCGAGACCGGTCGGCGGCCCATGGCCTGGCTCAATGAACGCCGCCTGCAGATGGCGGCACAGTTGCTGGGAAACACGCGCAAGACCGTGGCAGAGGTCGCGGAAGCTTGCGGGTTCAACTGCCCCTTCTACCTCTCACGCATCTTCAAGAAGCAGTTCGGCATCGCGCCCCAGAGCTACCGGCAGAATCACCTGCAACCATGCGCGTGA
- a CDS encoding Gfo/Idh/MocA family oxidoreductase, translated as MNTATAPTPGSAMKISDGLTRRDFVSRSAVAAAGGLLAIPGWVGAQAPAKKIRVGIVGGRFGLGFQFHEHPDCIVEAVSDLVPERRAALQKTYKCAKAYDSLEELVKDPKVEAVALFTPVPDHARHVLLCLAAGKHVLCAVPVAMTLDECQQLADAVKKTGLTYMMAETSHWQQLTISARKFHQEGAFGNLYYTESEYHHPGLEELYFNKDGSRTWRHGIAPMQYPTHCTSHLISVTGERLTEVTCHGWGDNDPIVKDNVYKNPFWNETALFKTNKGNAMRVAVWWRGAQTGGERARFYGDKMSFYYNGPNGAPTCTVRSQAKTEKDSGGFVRSAQVMEKFEEVQWWKTDLLPEPMRHNSGHEGSHCFITHEFIDALVKQRKPAVDIYEAIAYTAPGIVAHQSALKGGESMKIPQFDPT; from the coding sequence ATGAATACCGCGACTGCCCCCACCCCCGGCTCCGCCATGAAGATTTCCGACGGCCTGACACGGCGCGATTTTGTGAGCCGGAGCGCCGTGGCCGCGGCAGGTGGACTGCTCGCCATCCCGGGCTGGGTGGGCGCCCAAGCGCCCGCGAAGAAAATCCGCGTGGGCATTGTCGGTGGACGCTTCGGTCTCGGCTTCCAGTTTCACGAGCACCCGGACTGCATCGTGGAAGCCGTGAGCGATCTGGTCCCAGAGAGACGCGCCGCCCTGCAAAAGACCTACAAGTGCGCGAAAGCTTATGACTCACTCGAGGAACTGGTGAAGGACCCCAAGGTGGAAGCCGTTGCGCTTTTCACGCCCGTACCGGATCACGCACGCCATGTGTTGCTCTGCCTCGCTGCCGGAAAGCATGTGCTCTGCGCCGTGCCCGTGGCCATGACCCTGGATGAATGCCAGCAACTCGCCGATGCCGTGAAGAAGACCGGGCTGACCTACATGATGGCGGAGACCAGTCACTGGCAGCAGCTCACCATCTCCGCGCGCAAGTTCCACCAGGAAGGTGCCTTCGGGAATCTGTACTACACCGAGTCCGAGTATCACCATCCCGGTCTGGAGGAGCTCTATTTCAACAAGGATGGCTCACGCACCTGGCGACACGGCATCGCCCCCATGCAGTATCCCACGCACTGCACGTCGCATTTGATCAGCGTCACCGGCGAGCGGCTCACCGAAGTCACCTGCCACGGCTGGGGAGACAATGACCCCATTGTGAAGGACAATGTGTACAAGAATCCCTTCTGGAATGAGACCGCGCTCTTCAAGACCAACAAGGGCAATGCCATGCGCGTGGCCGTGTGGTGGCGCGGCGCCCAGACAGGCGGAGAGCGTGCCCGCTTCTACGGCGACAAGATGAGCTTCTACTACAATGGGCCCAACGGCGCACCCACCTGCACCGTACGTTCCCAGGCGAAGACGGAGAAGGACTCTGGCGGATTCGTCCGCAGCGCGCAGGTCATGGAGAAATTTGAAGAGGTGCAGTGGTGGAAGACCGACCTGCTGCCGGAGCCGATGCGCCACAACAGCGGCCACGAAGGCTCGCACTGCTTCATCACGCACGAGTTCATCGACGCCCTCGTCAAGCAACGCAAGCCCGCGGTGGATATCTACGAAGCGATTGCCTATACCGCGCCGGGCATCGTGGCCCATCAGTCCGCACTCAAGGGAGGCGAGTCGATGAAGATTCCGCAGTTCGATCCGACGTAA
- a CDS encoding Gfo/Idh/MocA family oxidoreductase: MSTPTRRDFLHATALASTALALPSLHAQGANNRIRLGIIGPGGMGTNHLKSLVRNPDVEITWLCDVDAKRLDTAAKLAQGDAAKPPRTTADMRKVLEDSTVDAVLIATPDHWHAPATILALGAGKHVYVEKPCSHTLREGRLMIEAAQKAKKVVQVGTQSRSTEHVQQAMAKLHGGAIGEVISAKVWNSQFRRNIGHVQPSDPPAELDFDTWLGPAPKVLYQSNMLPGAWRWFHAFGEGDIGNDGVHDLDLGRWGLGMDTHPTRIAALGGKYFHDDDQQWPDTQSVLFEYDLGGGKKRLLSFEQRLWSDYHQEGFENGDAFYGTNGYMILGKNGGWKIYDKKDKLREEAKGTPDLLAHHRNFIECIRSGATPAADIREGHLSASLCHLANIATRTGKVIEFDPKAERITNDAEANKMLTREYRDHWGTPVG; encoded by the coding sequence ATGAGCACACCTACCCGCCGTGACTTCCTCCACGCGACCGCTCTCGCATCCACCGCCCTGGCCCTGCCATCATTGCACGCTCAGGGAGCAAACAACCGCATTCGCCTTGGCATCATCGGCCCGGGCGGCATGGGCACGAATCACCTGAAGAGTCTGGTGCGCAATCCCGACGTGGAGATCACCTGGCTATGTGATGTGGATGCCAAGCGCCTGGATACGGCAGCGAAGCTCGCGCAGGGAGATGCTGCAAAACCACCGCGGACGACGGCGGATATGCGCAAAGTACTGGAGGACTCTACGGTGGATGCAGTGCTCATCGCGACTCCGGATCACTGGCATGCACCGGCGACCATCCTTGCCCTGGGTGCTGGCAAACATGTGTATGTGGAGAAGCCCTGTTCACATACCCTTCGCGAAGGCCGGCTCATGATCGAAGCGGCGCAGAAGGCGAAGAAAGTCGTGCAGGTGGGCACGCAAAGCCGCAGCACGGAGCATGTGCAGCAGGCGATGGCCAAGCTGCATGGCGGCGCGATTGGCGAAGTGATTTCCGCGAAGGTGTGGAACAGCCAGTTTCGAAGGAACATCGGCCACGTGCAGCCCTCGGACCCACCGGCAGAGCTGGATTTTGATACTTGGCTCGGACCCGCGCCGAAAGTGCTGTATCAGAGCAACATGCTTCCCGGGGCGTGGCGCTGGTTCCATGCGTTTGGGGAAGGGGACATTGGCAATGACGGCGTGCATGATCTCGACCTGGGGCGCTGGGGCCTCGGCATGGACACGCATCCCACGCGCATCGCGGCGCTGGGTGGAAAGTATTTCCACGATGACGATCAGCAGTGGCCGGACACGCAGTCGGTGCTCTTTGAGTATGACCTTGGCGGTGGAAAGAAACGCCTGCTTTCCTTTGAGCAGCGCCTGTGGAGTGACTATCACCAGGAGGGTTTCGAGAACGGCGATGCCTTTTACGGAACCAATGGCTACATGATCCTCGGCAAGAACGGCGGCTGGAAGATCTACGACAAGAAGGACAAGCTGCGCGAGGAGGCAAAGGGAACCCCCGACCTGCTCGCACACCATCGCAATTTCATCGAGTGCATTCGCAGTGGTGCCACACCCGCGGCGGATATCCGGGAAGGACATCTCTCCGCGAGCCTCTGTCACCTCGCGAACATCGCCACGCGCACCGGCAAAGTGATTGAGTTTGATCCGAAAGCCGAGCGTATCACGAACGATGCCGAGGCGAACAAGATGCTCACGCGCGAATATCGTGACCACTGGGGCACGCCGGTGGGGTGA
- a CDS encoding LLM class flavin-dependent oxidoreductase produces the protein MPVYSVLDLCPIIQGGDAASSFRNTLDLAQHAERWGYHRYWLAEHHNIPGVASSATSVIIGHVAGGTSTIRVGSGGIMLPNHAPLVIAEQFGTLASLYPGRIDLGLGRAPGGDQLTAAALRRSLGSNGDTFPQDLMELQSYFKPAASHRTVKAIPGVGLNVPIYLLGSSDFSARLAAALGLPFAFASHFAPGYLGEALKLYRREFQPSAACEKPYVMIGLNVFAADTDEEARYLHTSVQQQFLNLIRGVPNEMPPPVESMQGRWSPAEELHVRRMMRCTAVGSPTTVKQQIEGFLEETGADEVVATAQFYDHAARLRSFELAAQVFREINSATSVNGGLNDSAPMPVGFSMP, from the coding sequence ATGCCTGTCTATTCCGTTCTCGATCTGTGTCCCATCATCCAGGGCGGTGATGCGGCATCCTCTTTTCGCAACACGCTGGACCTCGCGCAGCATGCAGAGCGGTGGGGGTATCACCGGTACTGGCTCGCGGAGCATCATAACATTCCCGGCGTGGCCAGCTCGGCGACTTCGGTCATTATCGGTCACGTTGCAGGTGGCACCTCGACCATCCGTGTGGGTTCGGGTGGCATCATGCTGCCGAACCATGCACCGCTGGTGATCGCGGAGCAGTTCGGCACACTGGCATCGCTGTATCCGGGCCGCATCGATCTCGGCCTGGGTCGCGCACCCGGCGGGGATCAACTCACGGCAGCCGCCCTCCGTCGAAGCCTGGGCAGCAATGGCGACACCTTTCCGCAGGACTTGATGGAGCTGCAGTCGTACTTCAAGCCGGCTGCATCACATCGCACCGTGAAAGCCATCCCTGGTGTGGGGTTGAACGTGCCCATCTACCTGCTTGGTTCCAGTGACTTCAGCGCGCGACTGGCTGCTGCGTTGGGATTGCCTTTTGCCTTTGCCTCGCACTTCGCACCCGGATATCTCGGTGAGGCGTTGAAGCTGTACCGCCGCGAGTTCCAGCCTTCCGCGGCATGTGAGAAGCCGTATGTGATGATTGGGCTGAATGTCTTTGCGGCGGATACGGATGAAGAAGCCCGCTATCTGCACACCTCCGTGCAGCAGCAGTTCCTTAATCTCATCCGCGGTGTACCGAACGAGATGCCGCCGCCCGTGGAGAGCATGCAGGGACGGTGGAGTCCTGCCGAGGAACTGCACGTGCGCCGCATGATGCGCTGTACCGCCGTGGGTTCGCCGACGACGGTGAAGCAGCAGATCGAGGGCTTCCTTGAAGAAACGGGTGCTGATGAGGTCGTCGCGACAGCGCAGTTCTATGATCACGCGGCGCGACTGCGTTCGTTCGAACTGGCGGCGCAGGTGTTCCGCGAAATCAATTCAGCAACGAGTGTCAACGGGGGACTGAACGACTCCGCACCGATGCCAGTTGGATTCAGCATGCCATAG
- a CDS encoding NADH:flavin oxidoreductase/NADH oxidase, producing MASDLFSPLKLRDVTFRNRIGVSPMCQYSSEDGFANDWHLVHLGSRAVGGAALVMTEAAAVLPEGRISPQDLGIWKDAHIEMLQRIFRFVESHGGVPAMQLAHAGRKASTSVPWKGREYVPEEEGGWRPIYAPSAIPFDPQAIVPTELDLAGIQRVVQAYADAARRALDAGARVVEVHSAHGYLLHEFLSPLTNQRTDGYGGSFENRTRALLEVVTAVREVWPERLPLLVRISATDWVEGGWDGDHSVELARMLKPLGVDLIDCSTGGTVPDAKVPVAPSYQVPFAERIRHEAGMPTAAVGMITEAQQADEIVRTGKADMVFLARQLLRDPYWPLHAARELGHNFPAPEQYQRAF from the coding sequence ATGGCCTCTGACCTCTTTTCTCCGCTCAAGCTTCGCGACGTTACCTTTCGCAATCGCATCGGCGTCTCGCCCATGTGTCAGTACTCGAGCGAGGACGGCTTTGCCAATGACTGGCATCTGGTGCACCTGGGCAGTCGCGCCGTCGGTGGCGCGGCACTCGTCATGACAGAGGCGGCCGCCGTGCTGCCGGAAGGACGCATCAGTCCGCAGGACCTCGGCATCTGGAAGGATGCGCACATCGAGATGCTCCAGCGTATCTTCCGTTTCGTGGAGTCTCACGGCGGCGTGCCAGCCATGCAGCTCGCGCATGCGGGGAGAAAAGCGAGCACCTCGGTGCCGTGGAAAGGCCGCGAATATGTCCCCGAAGAGGAAGGTGGATGGAGGCCCATCTACGCGCCCAGCGCGATTCCCTTCGACCCACAGGCCATCGTGCCCACCGAGCTGGATCTCGCCGGCATCCAGCGGGTGGTGCAGGCCTATGCCGATGCCGCACGTCGCGCACTTGATGCAGGCGCACGCGTTGTGGAAGTGCACTCCGCGCATGGATATCTGCTCCATGAGTTTCTCTCGCCCCTGACCAACCAGCGCACGGACGGCTACGGCGGCTCGTTTGAAAATCGCACCCGTGCCCTGCTGGAAGTCGTCACCGCCGTGCGCGAAGTGTGGCCGGAGCGCCTGCCCCTCCTCGTGCGCATCTCTGCCACCGACTGGGTCGAGGGCGGATGGGACGGTGATCACTCCGTGGAACTGGCAAGGATGCTGAAGCCCCTCGGCGTCGACCTGATCGACTGCTCCACCGGCGGCACCGTGCCGGATGCGAAGGTCCCCGTCGCCCCTAGTTATCAGGTACCCTTCGCCGAGCGCATCCGCCATGAGGCCGGCATGCCCACCGCTGCCGTCGGCATGATCACCGAGGCCCAGCAGGCGGATGAAATCGTCCGCACAGGCAAGGCCGACATGGTCTTCCTCGCCCGCCAGCTTCTGCGCGATCCCTACTGGCCCCTGCATGCCGCACGTGAGCTGGGTCACAACTTCCCCGCACCAGAGCAGTATCAGCGGGCGTTCTGA
- a CDS encoding VUT family protein, whose amino-acid sequence MTNELLILIAEAVTVYFLVLWAHSLRGRIGLAHFYALIGGLTAVMVWVTDAGVRVKVSGISFMVGSTVFYTALLLGVFVVYVFDGPRATRIAISTIIGLGIMVPVVTAVLHWQIRISDDAVGAYFPPQSLRIYTASIVAAFADLIFLAMAWEFLGKPRLNMPLWVRSYLTLLGVLWLDVVLFATGAFAGTPGYLSIMTGTFLSRFVISICVFPFLYWYITWQNRVHGMEIENRPVLAILKEVTEVRLELSLAQQEIEHRKKVEREKEELIGSLQAALHEVKRLRGILPTCAYCKNIRDEQGNWHQLEYYIQNHSEAKFSHGICPDCAKAHFPEASINPSRERPRTDA is encoded by the coding sequence ATGACGAATGAACTGCTCATTCTCATTGCTGAAGCTGTCACGGTGTACTTCCTGGTGCTGTGGGCGCATTCACTGCGGGGCCGCATTGGCCTGGCGCATTTCTATGCCCTGATTGGCGGGCTCACGGCGGTGATGGTGTGGGTCACGGACGCCGGAGTGCGTGTGAAGGTATCGGGCATCTCGTTCATGGTGGGCTCCACGGTCTTCTACACCGCGTTGCTGCTGGGAGTCTTCGTCGTCTATGTGTTCGATGGGCCGCGAGCCACGCGCATTGCCATCTCCACCATCATCGGGTTGGGCATCATGGTGCCCGTGGTCACCGCGGTGTTGCACTGGCAGATCCGGATCTCAGACGACGCCGTGGGCGCCTACTTCCCGCCGCAGAGCCTGCGCATCTATACAGCGTCCATCGTTGCGGCGTTTGCCGACCTGATCTTCCTGGCGATGGCATGGGAGTTTCTGGGCAAGCCGCGGCTGAACATGCCGCTGTGGGTGCGGTCCTATCTCACGCTGCTGGGGGTGCTGTGGCTGGACGTGGTGCTCTTTGCCACGGGAGCATTCGCGGGTACTCCGGGCTATCTCTCCATCATGACCGGCACGTTCCTCAGCCGGTTCGTGATCAGCATTTGCGTGTTTCCATTCTTGTACTGGTACATCACCTGGCAGAACCGGGTGCACGGCATGGAAATCGAAAACCGCCCGGTGCTCGCAATCCTCAAGGAGGTGACCGAGGTGCGGCTGGAACTGAGCCTGGCGCAGCAGGAAATCGAGCATCGCAAGAAGGTGGAGCGTGAGAAGGAGGAACTCATCGGCAGCCTGCAGGCCGCCCTGCATGAGGTGAAGCGCCTCCGCGGCATCCTGCCCACCTGTGCCTACTGCAAGAACATCCGCGACGAACAGGGGAACTGGCACCAGCTCGAGTACTACATCCAGAACCACAGCGAGGCGAAATTCAGCCACGGCATCTGCCCGGACTGCGCCAAGGCGCACTTCCCCGAGGCCAGCATCAACCCCTCACGCGAGCGTCCCCGCACCGACGCCTAG
- a CDS encoding response regulator transcription factor, with the protein MKVLIADDDPITLDSLAACLEPEGFVNVLARDGEEAFALWQQQQPALVCLDIMMPRMDGYEVCRRIRERDPLVPVLFLSAKSEEVDVVVGLRLGADDFIRKPFGRQELLARIHAALRRSQKSSVGNGRGKVFVMQDIMVYPHELRATREGGEIGLTPREVSILQLLHERIGEVVTRDELLDRCWGLQYLPESRTLDQHIAKLRRKVERDVEHPRIIETVRSMGYRHRTASAAGAGTDT; encoded by the coding sequence ATGAAGGTTTTGATCGCAGATGACGATCCCATTACGCTTGATTCCTTGGCGGCCTGCCTGGAGCCGGAGGGGTTTGTCAATGTGCTGGCGCGGGACGGAGAGGAGGCGTTCGCGCTCTGGCAGCAGCAGCAGCCCGCGCTCGTGTGCTTGGATATCATGATGCCGCGCATGGATGGTTACGAAGTCTGCCGCCGCATCCGCGAGCGGGATCCCCTGGTGCCGGTGCTCTTCCTCAGCGCCAAGAGCGAGGAAGTCGATGTGGTGGTCGGACTCCGGCTTGGTGCGGATGATTTCATCCGGAAGCCCTTTGGCAGGCAGGAACTCCTCGCGCGCATTCACGCGGCACTGAGGCGTTCACAGAAATCCTCCGTTGGCAACGGTCGCGGGAAGGTCTTCGTCATGCAGGATATCATGGTGTATCCGCACGAACTCCGCGCCACGAGGGAGGGGGGAGAAATCGGGCTCACCCCACGCGAGGTCAGCATTCTGCAGCTCTTGCATGAGCGCATCGGAGAGGTGGTCACTCGAGATGAGCTCCTCGATCGCTGCTGGGGCCTGCAGTATCTGCCGGAGTCGCGCACCCTGGATCAGCACATTGCCAAGCTGAGACGGAAGGTGGAGCGGGATGTGGAGCACCCGCGGATCATTGAGACCGTGCGCAGCATGGGCTACCGCCATCGCACGGCCAGCGCTGCAGGTGCCGGTACAGACACCTAG
- a CDS encoding HAMP domain-containing sensor histidine kinase, whose translation MTPGAPRLTLMLLLFTAACIMAGGAALSRREEVVRVPQDRAPLKQLATALQKELLRLEALHEKHLEGMVTRVTMSDTFGTQQACGEIAGVVACSFLLRSTPREEHVRLARIPAGKYALPTFESPSLNRSDLRLLDKAAFTKDDAPQEGWLEDPAWPLMYWSRGPGNWIVFVTIEPKEVQTAVDGWIKEWLLRHPEFHEVLEGQMELVTPSGTRLGGAATPSGDESPHWSQSLVTRYGSWQLASWDRMETSVVYHLPTLVVAGLLSILVALLGVAVFVQQRRAHRLAMQRVSFVNRVSHELRTPLTNMLLNLDIIEDSLPHEGRAASRLALVREEAGRLARLIANVLTFSRREQGSLKLRPVACCPAQVVDAVVDQFAPSFARHGITVIREDGADDTPCGLDPDALSQITANLLSNVEKYAPGAPVQISTQREGNDFVLTVHDGGPGVSAADATRVFEPFVRLDDRVAAGVTGTGLGLSIARELAQRMGGSLELGLPSDGNNDAKGACFVLRVPVVDPPKKGDSGPGNVAMVESTSSVPSPSQSQSAPS comes from the coding sequence ATGACACCCGGTGCGCCACGCCTGACCCTGATGCTGCTGCTCTTCACGGCAGCATGCATCATGGCGGGAGGCGCCGCGCTGTCCCGCCGGGAGGAAGTGGTGCGTGTCCCGCAGGATCGCGCGCCGCTCAAACAGCTCGCGACGGCTCTGCAGAAGGAACTCTTGCGACTGGAGGCGCTTCATGAAAAGCACCTGGAGGGCATGGTCACTCGAGTGACGATGTCGGACACGTTCGGTACGCAGCAGGCGTGCGGGGAAATCGCCGGGGTGGTGGCGTGCTCCTTCCTCCTGCGCTCGACACCGCGCGAAGAACATGTGCGCCTCGCGAGGATCCCGGCAGGCAAGTACGCCTTGCCCACTTTCGAATCACCTTCGTTGAATCGTTCCGACCTCCGCCTGCTGGATAAGGCCGCCTTTACCAAAGACGATGCCCCGCAAGAGGGATGGCTGGAGGATCCGGCGTGGCCTCTGATGTACTGGAGCCGTGGGCCGGGCAATTGGATCGTTTTCGTCACCATTGAACCAAAGGAGGTACAGACTGCGGTGGATGGCTGGATCAAGGAGTGGCTGCTGAGGCATCCGGAATTCCATGAGGTGCTGGAAGGGCAGATGGAGCTGGTGACCCCTTCGGGCACCCGGCTGGGCGGTGCCGCCACACCCTCGGGGGATGAATCACCCCACTGGTCCCAGTCACTGGTCACACGCTATGGCAGCTGGCAGCTCGCGTCCTGGGACCGGATGGAAACAAGCGTGGTGTATCACCTTCCAACACTTGTGGTGGCGGGACTGTTGTCGATCCTCGTCGCACTGTTGGGCGTCGCCGTCTTCGTCCAGCAGCGCCGCGCGCACCGGCTTGCCATGCAACGTGTGTCTTTTGTGAACCGTGTCTCACATGAGCTGCGCACCCCGCTCACGAACATGCTGCTGAACCTTGATATCATCGAGGACTCGCTGCCCCACGAAGGACGTGCGGCTTCACGTCTGGCACTGGTGCGGGAGGAGGCGGGAAGGCTGGCGCGGCTCATTGCCAATGTTCTCACTTTCTCCCGCCGTGAGCAGGGATCGCTGAAGCTTCGCCCGGTGGCGTGCTGTCCCGCACAAGTGGTGGATGCGGTGGTGGACCAGTTTGCTCCCAGTTTCGCCAGGCATGGCATCACTGTCATTCGGGAGGACGGGGCAGATGACACACCCTGTGGCCTGGATCCGGATGCGCTATCGCAGATCACGGCGAACCTGCTTTCCAACGTGGAGAAATACGCGCCTGGGGCACCCGTGCAGATCTCCACGCAGCGCGAAGGGAATGACTTCGTGCTCACGGTGCATGATGGTGGCCCCGGGGTCTCCGCTGCAGATGCGACTCGTGTGTTCGAGCCCTTCGTACGGCTGGATGATCGTGTGGCTGCTGGAGTCACCGGCACCGGGCTGGGACTCAGCATCGCTCGCGAGCTGGCGCAGCGCATGGGAGGCTCGCTGGAGTTGGGGCTTCCGTCCGACGGTAACAACGACGCGAAGGGTGCCTGCTTTGTCCTGCGTGTTCCTGTCGTAGACCCTCCCAAGAAAGGCGACTCTGGACCCGGAAACGTGGCCATGGTCGAATCCACCTCTTCAGTTCCATCACCCTCGCAATCTCAATCAGCACCATCATGA